Genomic window (Haloferax sp. Atlit-12N):
ACCGCGCCGTCGCTGACGTTCAACACGCCGTAGTTGGAGGGGTTCGGGACGCGGACCGACGCGATGCTCGGTGCCGCGTCGAACAGGGAATCGATTCCGGCGGGGTCGTAGAGGTTGTCGCCGTAGAGGACGGCGAACGCGCCGTCGATGTGCTCTTTGGCGGCGCGAACCGCGTCTGCGGTCCCCTGCTGTTCGTCCTGTTCGACGTACGAGACCGGGACGCCGCGGTAGGACGAGCCGAAGTGTTCGCGCACCGTCTCTTGGCCGTACCCGACGACCACGACGAGTTCGTCGGCACCGGCGTCGACCGCCGCCGCGGCGGTGTGGCCGACGATTGGCCGTCCGGCCACGCTCAACATCGGTTTCGGGACCTCGTTCGACAGCGGTCGCATTCGCGTGCCGCGTCCGGCCGCCAGTAGAATCGCTTGCATACTCCGCCGTAGTCGAACGACGGGCGTTATTATACGCGAGATAAGCGGTCGTTGTCGGCGATTTTCGGCGAGTTGGTCGCGTTAGGCGCGACGTAGTCGCAGCGGTTCACCCGTGGTAGACGCCGTGTTGCCAGAGCAGGTCACGGGCGACGGCAACTCCCCACGTCACGGCGTCTTCGAGGGTCGTCCCCTTGCGGGTCGTCTCGACGATGTAGCCGGGGAGGTGCAGGTCGCCGTACACCTTGTGGATGAACAGCGAGCGAGAGCCGTCGAGGGAGTTCCCGCAGTCGAAGTCGTAGTACGACGGGTACTCCGAGAGGTCGACGTACTGCTCGTTGACGTAGTCGCAGGCGTTCACCGCGTTCGTCGGGGTCGCGCGGGTCGGGAAGACCGCCTGCCCGACTTTCCCGTCGTGCTTGTAGATGCCGCTGGAGCTGTGGAGGTCGACGACGACATCGGGGTCGTGCGAGACGAGTTCGTCCCAGAGCGCCCGCGCGAGTCGGGACGTGGGCTGCGCCCCCGTGGGGAACTGCCGGTTCAGGTCGCCGTCCTCGGTGTATCTGGCCCCGATGCTGATTGCGGGCGCGTTCGCGTAGGGGACGACGACAATCTTTCCGCCGGTCGGGCGGAGATGCCTGAGTTGGTCCGCCGCGTGGTAGCCCTGCGGTTCCTCGCCGTGGATACCGCCGACGACGAACGCCGTCGGACCGGGGTTCCCGGAGTCGATGACGTAGACGGGCGTTTCGTACTTCGTTCCCGGAAGGAGCGAGTGGGTGCGGACCGTCCCCGCGTTGACGCGGTCGAGACGAGTCTGTATCCAGCCGAGGACGTCACCGTAGTTTGCGTCCTTGTGGTCTCGAAGCAGGCGAACTTGCGGCACGCCAGAGATGCCGTAGCGTACGGCTTCGTCGGTCCCCGAGCGGACGAGGCTGTCGTAGCGGTCCGCGTAGGCGCGGTTGGCGATTTTCGTGATGTTGCGGACGCCCGCGAGGTCCATGTAGGACTCCAAGCGCGAGTGCGTGTACGTCTTGGTCGTGAAGTTCCAGAACATGAACTCGAAGAACCGCCAGAAGTTCTCCGGTTCGACGTCCCAGACGCCGTGAGCGGCGCGGGCGGCGCGGGCTTCACCCTCGTCGTCGCCGACGAGGTAGGTGTCGATGGCGTCCGGTCTGTACGAGAGGAACCGGAGTTCGAGGTTGAGGTCGCCTGCGAGGACGTACTCGCGGACGATGCGTTCGAGGTTGTGCTGGACGAAGTACTGCGAGGAGTCCGACAGGAAGTTCACGTAAACGACGAGTGTCGGGTTCGAATCGTCGGTGCCCATCGTCGGGTAAAGTCGGTCACTAAGATACGGCGCGGTCCCGACCACGCCCGGCGAGAACCCCGCAGCGGCGGGTCGAGTTCCGACAGCTCCGAGCAGCGCGAGTCCGCCGGCGGCGGTGAGAAAGGTGCGACGAGTAAATTTCGAGTTCATTGTATCCAATTTACTGAACGTCATAAAACGGAGAAACTTCGAGCCTTCACATGTCCAGTCTTTTTATATCTGTGCGTACAGTTAACGCACTAAATCTCGGCGATTTGTAGGTGTGTCACACTCTCTGACGGTCAAATTTAGATATTCCTCGATTCCACGCGGGGACGAGAACGAAATTCACCGAATCTACGCGTCCGCAGCGCTGTTCGATTGGCCAACAGTCCGGCGTCTCACCGCTGCAAGGCGTACGTCTGCGGGGTTCCTTTCCGGCCGTGTCACTCGGTGGTGAACCTCGCGGGACGCTCGAATCTCCACCCCTCTTTAAACGGGAATTACCCCCGATTCAGGCGCGAACGGTGTCGGTTCGAGACTCGACGAGCGCCAGCGCCTCGTCGAACAGTCGGTCGGTCGCCGCTTCGGTCCGACCCTCGGCGGTGACCCGAACGAGCGGTTGCGTTCCGCTCGCCCGGACGAGGAACCACCCGTCGTCGGTCTCGACGCGGAGTCCGTCGCGGTCGTCGATGTCGTCGTACTCCTCGCGCACCGCCGCTTCGACGCGTTCGAGGACGCCCGCTTTGTCGGTCGTCTCGACGCTCTCGCGTCGAAGCGGGTAGGCGTCGATGTCGTCCACGAGGTCGGCTAGCGGGCCGCGCCGAGAGACTAACTCGACGAGTTTGCACGCCGCGAGCGGGCCGTCGGGACAGGGCGTCTCGTCGGCCCAAATCCACGCGCCGGAGGGCTCGCCGCCGAAGACGACGCCCGATTCGGCGCACCTCTCGGCGACGAACACGTCGCCCACGCGCGTCCGGACCACGTCCGCGCCGACGGTCGCGACCGCGTCGTCGACGGCGAGGCTCGTGTTCACCGGAACCGCGATTCGGTCGCCTTCTGACGCGGCCTCGCGCCCGAACAGGGCGAGGAGCGCGTCGCCGTCGACGAAGTTTCCGTCGCCGTCCACGGCCATCATCCGGTCTGCGTCCCCGTCGTGGGCGATTCCGAGGTCCGCGTCGATTGCGGCGACGTGGGATTTGAGCCCGCGAAGCGTCTCGTCGGTGGGTTCGCTCGGGCGGGCGGGGAATCGACCGTCTCGCTGGCCGTTGAGCGTCGACACCGTACAGCCGAGGTCCGAGAGCACGTCCGCCGTGAGGCGGCCCGTTCCGTTCCCGATGTCGACGACGACCGAGAGGTCGTCTTCGAGGTCGACGCTCGATTTGAGCGCGTCGCGGTGGCGGTTTTCGATACTCCGGTGTCGGTCGGTTCCGACGCCGTCCCACGCGGCGAGTTCGTAGTCCTCGTCTTCGATACGCCGCTCGATGGCGGCGCGCTGGGCCGAATCGAACGCCCGGCCGGACGCGGTCCAGAGCTTCACGCCGTTGTCGGTCGGCGGGTTGTGCGAGGCGGTGACGACGGCACCGGCGTCGGCGTCGAACCACTCGACTGCGCGGGCGACTGTGGGCGTCGGCTGCGTCCCGAGTCGGATGACGTCGATTCCGCACTCCTGAAGCCCGGCGACGAGTGCGTGTTCGAGCATCGTTCCGCTTTCGCGCGCGTCGCGGCCGACGACGACGCGCCCGGAGACCTCGCTACCGAGCGCCCTTCCGATACAGAGCGCCACTTCCGCCGTCACGTCTTCGCCGACGGCACCGCGAACGCCGCTCGTTCCAAACATACTCCGCACGTGGTCGGCGGGGTTCCTTACTATGGGATGAGTAAGGAACCGCTGGGCTGGGGCGTTCGCTCTCGGGTGGGCGCAGTTAGCGGGCCGGTCATCGCCCGGCGTCCGCTGGTCGGCAGTCGCGGAACGATGGCGCGCTCGTCCGGGTTTACGTGGTTCCGTGCGTTCGAGCGGTCGGAGCGACCCCGATTTATGATATGTCTATTCACTCAGTCGTCGTCGGTTATGAGAGTAAACTCCGAGAAACGACCGTTTCACCCGTTCTAGGGGTTCTTTAGAACCACAACTATCTCCGAAGTTCATGTAGGGTGCGCCCGTGGCATTCCCTATGTGCGTACACGAATTAACCGCGATTCAACGCGATTTGCTGTTCGTTGTGCGAGGAATGAGCGACTCCTCGGGACAGACGATCAAGACCGAACTCGAAAAGACGCAGGGGCGCGACCTGCTCACGGGCCGCGTGTACACGAACCTGAACGAACTCGTCGACAAGGACCTCGTCAACAAAGGGAGCAAGAACGGACGGACCAACGAGTACTCGCTAACCGACGAGGGCCGCGAAGCGGTCGAGACGCGTCGTCGCTGGGAGAAACGGTATCTCAAGCAGACCGCGTGACCGGCGGTTTAGCGGCTCGATACGTTCGTCGCTCGTAGTCCGTCTTTCCACGCGAGTACGGGCGTACAGCGCTTACTCTGTATATAATAAACCACTACTGCTCAGTACGGTTGGGTGATGACAGAACGACAGTCGAGCCGCAGACGGTTCCTCCAGTTGACCGGTGCAGCGACGATTGCCGGGCTCGCGGGCTGTTCGAGCGGGTCCTCCGAGGAGACGACCACTCCGCCGACGCAGACGACTACCGCTAACGCGACGCAGACGACGACGCAGACGACGACGGCCGCGCCCGAAAACCGGATGCAGGGGCCACGCGAGGGCGACGACTTGCCGACGGACTCCAAGCCCTCGGACGGCTACCCGCCGGAGTTCGACACCGTGCCAGAAGAGCGGTCTATCGACACGAGTTCCTACGATACGCTCACGCGAGAGGTGCACGGCGCGACCGTCGAAGTCCCGCTCGTCCCCATCGAGGACGCGTACTACTGGTACGCGCGCGGCGAGGCGCGCTTCGTCGACGCGCGCAGCGAGACCGGATACGACGTCTCTCACATCTTCGGGTCCGTTCTCAGCCCCGCACCGGACGGTCGGACACTCGACCCCACGGACGACTGGACCGAGGCGGACCGCGTGGTGACCTACTGCCACTGTCCGCACCACCTGTCGTCGCTCCGGGCGGCGATGCTGCTCGCGACCGGCTTCGAGAACGTCTACGCCATCGACGAAGGCTTCCAGGCGTGGCTCGACCGCAACTACCCGCTTGCGGGGTCCGACACGAACCGGGACTACACGGTTCGGACCATCGAAGGCGAGACGAGTCGGCTCGACGCCGGTGAGACGGCGTGGGCGTTCCATCCCCAGACCGATCAGGTCGAGGCGACCGAAATCGAGTCCGACGGCTCCTACGCGCTCGAACTGAAGTTCGTGCAGGTCGACGCCCAGAGCACGATTCAGGTCGAGACGCCGAGCTATGCCATCCAGGCTCCCCTGGGCGAACTAACGAGCGGAACCGTCACGGCCGATACGGGTGAGCCGGCCGAGCAGACGAAGACGACCACAAACTCCACGAACGGGACGACCAACAGCACGACCGGAACGAACGATACCGCGACGAACGACTCGTTCTCGCTGAACTGGCGCATCTGACCGGTCACCCGTCGAGAGAAGACCGAACACCGACCCCTCGGTAATTCTGTGAGTCCCGATTTCGAGTGAGAGGTGAGAAGTGTTTGATAACTGTTTATTTTTGTTGTGTCGTTGTCGTTCGCAGACAATGAGGATTAGCAATATACTGGCTAATTCACGAGATAATCACGTAAATTCCATATCGCTATATAAAATTGAGTATCGAGGCCAACGCCAATTCGGCTCGAACCGGTGGGCAGAAACGCGTTATTCGGACGCGAATCTGAGCCCGTACGTGAAGTAGCGCTCGTCGTACAGGAGGAACCGGCGCCCTGAGTCCGTCTCGACGCCCGCGTCTTTCTCGACGTTACCATCGAGATACGTCCAGTGGCCGAGTTTCTTCAGTAGCGACGCGAACGCGGCGGAGTACGGGTGCGATTCACCGTAGGACTCGCTCGTCGCCTGCCGGAGAATCTCACGCTCCGCTTGCGAGAGATTCTCCTGCGTCACTCGCGCGTCGAGGAGTGACGCTCGCAGTACCGTCTCGACTTCGGACGCCGATTCGGCGACCGGTTCGACGTCGGCTCGGTAGACCGCTTCGTGAAACGTCTCTCGCGTGACTTCGACTTCGTAGACTGCGTCTCGATACTCGACATGGGACGGACCGGCCTCTTCGAGGAGGTCGCTCGCCACCTCTGTATCGTCGGTCCGGTACACGTAGCCGTCGCGCTGGACGAGTCCGCGCGGAACGCCACCGGTGTTACCCCGCGCCCGAGCGGCGAAATACGCGACTTGCACCGCCTGTTGGTCGACCTCGGGAAGCGACGAATGCGTGACGTGGTCCGGGACGGTTTCGAGTTCGTCGGGGCGACCGACCTCGAACAGCCGAAGTACTGGGCGGGTGACGGTTTCCTCTCCGACGACGAGCGAATCGAGGTGGTAGTACGTCCCGTTCCGTCGCGCGTAGGTCGGGGTGTCGTCCCCGCGAGCGACGAACGGCGTGTGATGTTGGGTCGTGTATTCCTCGCCGTCGAGGGTGGTGTTGAATGCCGCTTCGTCCCATGGCGGCCGCGTCTCGGTCAGGTCGACGACGTACCGCTCGCGGAGCGGGCCGTCGAGTGGGGACAGCGAGAGGACGAGTTGGCGAGCGTCGGTATCCGACGCTGGACGGAGTTGCGAACAGCCACTAATCGCCGTGGTTAGCAACGCACTACCGGCCGCTACAAGTCGTCGCCGCGTGATTGTCTCGGAGGGCACGACTAGCTCTCTGCCCGGACTGGCAAAATTGTTCTTTTGTGAAAGGAACTCGGGCAGTCAGCGACTCGCTCGGGAGAGACGACTGGTGGTGTCGTCGCTATCCGGGTCCCAGCGCCGCGATATCGGCACCGACCGTCGCCAGCGCGTCGGCGGGGTTCGGGTCGCTATCGGCCAAATGCGTGTAGTGGTGGTTCGGGACGCTCGCTAGTGCCGTGGCGATGGCCTCGCTGTACGCTTCGACACCCGGTTCTGTCGGGTCGGAGCCGCCCCAAACGTCTCGGATGACGGTCATCGAGTCGATTCGTACCTCCACGCTGTGTGGCTCGTAGCGAGTCAGCAGTTCGGAAAGCCCGAGTTGGAGCGCGACGTACTCGGCGGTGTTGTTCCCCGTTCGGGAGCCGACGGGACGGCCGAGTCGGGCGAGTTGGGTCTCTCTCGAGTCCATGATGACCGCGCCCGCACCCGCCGGGCCGGGGTTGCCGCACGAACTGCCGTCGACGTACAGGATGAACGAGTCGTCGGTCGGCTCAGAGACAGGCGGCTTGACGAGTTCTGACGCCAGCAGTTCATCGAGCGCGTGCCGCAACTCGCTCCGGGTCGTCGTGGGGTCGAACAGGCCGCCGTAACCGGGCACGGCGTCGTCGATGGCGTCGGTGGCGGCGGCCATCTCGTAACCGACCCCTACAAGCACCTCGTCGACGAGCGTGGCGAGCGGCGAGAGGTATTCGGAAGGGAGCGACTTCTCGGTCACGCCACCGGGACCTCCGTTCAGCCTCCGTTCCGAGCCGTCACAGCCTCGCTCTCGGACGCCCTCGCCGGTTCGTCCAATAACTGCATACCCGTTCTCGGTCGGCGAGCGGGATAATCCCTTCAGGTGTACTGGCGAGTCAGTCGACTCGGGGGGCTCGACGGCGAAGACGCTCCCGGTCGGATACTCGGAACGCGGCACACGGTGTCCAAGGTGTGCCAGCGCGCACACCCAAGACTATCCCTCTCGTGGTGGAAAGAACCACTCATGCAACCGTATCCATCGACGCCTCATCTCGAAGATTCCCCCGAGGAGTTGCTGTCGAGCGGTCACCTGTGGCTCCGTGAGTACGTCGCTGGTCCCCGGTTGCGGTTTCAGATGAAGCCGTCGGGTCGCCTGCTGTTCGGCGACCGAGACCGAGTCTTCGATGACGTGCCCCCGCCGTACGAATACGCCGTTCGGCACGTTCGAGAGCAGTTCGACCGCGACGCGTTCCACGACGCGGTCGACGAACCGGGAGCGTACGTTTTCTTCTGTGTGGCACCGTGCAATGTCGGTATCGACTACGACTGGGAGCGACTCCCAGCAGTTCTCGGCTGGACCATCTGGAACGGGACCAAAGAGCGGCTGTTCCCCATCGATAAAGCCGAGCAGGTCTTCGAGCGCCTGGGTCTGACGCCGGTGAACACCTTCCAGAAGGAACTGCACGTCCGAGATTTCCATCCGGAGCGACTCGACATCCCCGACTCCGCGTGGTACGCCGGGCCCGCCGCAGGGGTTATCGTCGAAAACAGACGTGGTGGACGCGCACTCATCGAAGGCCCCGTCCTCGACGAGATAAGCGACTACGAGCCGATACGAGGCGAGCCAGCGGAACTCGCCGACGAGCTCGTCACCGACGCGCGAGTCGGCCGCGCTATCAAAGCCGTCGAAACGTCCCAAAAAACACCCACAACCGCCGAGATTCACGCACGCGTATTCGAGATGATCGTCCGAGAGGAGTACGCCCGACTCGACTCCGGTCGAGTCGATTGGGAGGCATTGCGGTCGGCAGTCGGGTCGGTCGTCGCCGAGAAACGCGGTAAGTTGGCCGACAACTGAGTTGCCAGTCTCCTCGTTCCGAATCCGGTCTTCTCTTGATGGTCAGGTAGAGCGGGCCTCACTCGCGACGTGGAGCGTTGCTCACGGGTTCGACTGACTGGTTATGAGGCCGACCTCGTGGGTCGCGCCGAGCCGAGACTCGGCGCTCAGGAGTTGCGGTCGGCAAAACCATAGCGGGAGGTAGATTTGAACGACGAGAATCTCGCTTCGCTCGGTTCTCTGGTTCAAACTACCTGTCACAACTACCACGGAAAACGGACCGCCGCAGCGCGATAAACCGCGCTGCTTGGGGTGTAGTTTTCAGGATAATAGCGGGAGGTAGATTTGAACTACCGATCTCCGGGTTATGAGCCCGGCGGAATCTCCTGGCTATCCCATCCCGCTACTACATCGAACTCGGTTGCTAGTGGTAAGACTTCTGCTTCAGACCCAGATTGTCAATTCGGTTTAATATTGGTCACCGGGGAGGAATGGTCCCGGTGTGGACCTAGTCGTCGCGGCGGTTAGCTCTCAGACGCTGGGCCGTACTCCTCGTCGGTGACGTGCTCCAGCCAGGTGACGGCCTCGCCGTCCTGCTCTTCTTGAACTGCGATGTGGGTCATCGCTTTGTCCGGCGACGCACCGTGCCAGTGCTTTTCGCCCGGCGGGAACCAGACCACGTCGCCCGCCCGAATCTGCGTAATCTCGCCACCTTCGCGTTGAACGAGGCCACAGCCGCTCGTCACGATGAGGCGCTGACCGAGCGGGTGAGTGTGCCACGCGGTACGCGCGCCCGGTTCGAACGTGACGCTCGCCGCCGCGACGCTGGACGCGTCTTGTGCGTCGAACAGAGGGTCGATTCGGGTGCTTCCGGTGAAATACTCCTCGGGTCCTTCGTACGACGGTAGCGTACAGCCGTCTGTTATCTCCATGTATGTGCCTCATCTGTATTTGTGCGTCCGCCAACATGGGTTCGATGCTAACTGGAAAGTCCATTTAAGTACGCGGTCGGACGGTAGTCGAGCCCTGAGCGAGGAATCGCACCGTATCGAGGCGGCGTGGGTGTCCTGCGACTGAGGCGGGTCAGCACCAAATCCCGACCGATAGCTTATAAATGGACTAACTGGTTAGCACAGTTTGTATGTCGTCTCTTCGCTTAAATATTGGCAATGTCTGAACGCAATGAGTCGGTCGAGTCGGCCGACGACACCGGTGACGTCGGAACGGTCGTGGTGACGGGCGCGAACAGCGGACTCGGCTTCGAAGTGACGAAGATGCTCGCCGAGCGGGGCGCACACGTCGTGATGGCGTGTCGGAGCACCCAACGCGGCGAGGAGGCGAAGCGGAAAATCGAAGCCGACCTCCCCGAGGCGTCGCTAGTCGTTCACGAACTCGACCTCGCCGACCTCGATTCGGTGGCGGCGTTCGCCGACTGGTTCACGTCGACGTACGACGAACTGCACGTCCTCTGTAACAACGCGGGCGTGATGGCCATCCCGCGAAAGGAGACCGAACAGGGGTTCGAGTACCAGTTCGGCGTGAACTACCTCGGGCACTTCGCGCTCACCGGTCACCTCCTCCCCGTGTTGAACCGCACCCCCGGAGAGACGCGCGTCGTCACGCAGAGTAGCGTGG
Coding sequences:
- a CDS encoding succinylglutamate desuccinylase/aspartoacylase family protein, which produces MNSKFTRRTFLTAAGGLALLGAVGTRPAAAGFSPGVVGTAPYLSDRLYPTMGTDDSNPTLVVYVNFLSDSSQYFVQHNLERIVREYVLAGDLNLELRFLSYRPDAIDTYLVGDDEGEARAARAAHGVWDVEPENFWRFFEFMFWNFTTKTYTHSRLESYMDLAGVRNITKIANRAYADRYDSLVRSGTDEAVRYGISGVPQVRLLRDHKDANYGDVLGWIQTRLDRVNAGTVRTHSLLPGTKYETPVYVIDSGNPGPTAFVVGGIHGEEPQGYHAADQLRHLRPTGGKIVVVPYANAPAISIGARYTEDGDLNRQFPTGAQPTSRLARALWDELVSHDPDVVVDLHSSSGIYKHDGKVGQAVFPTRATPTNAVNACDYVNEQYVDLSEYPSYYDFDCGNSLDGSRSLFIHKVYGDLHLPGYIVETTRKGTTLEDAVTWGVAVARDLLWQHGVYHG
- the glmM gene encoding phosphoglucosamine mutase encodes the protein MFGTSGVRGAVGEDVTAEVALCIGRALGSEVSGRVVVGRDARESGTMLEHALVAGLQECGIDVIRLGTQPTPTVARAVEWFDADAGAVVTASHNPPTDNGVKLWTASGRAFDSAQRAAIERRIEDEDYELAAWDGVGTDRHRSIENRHRDALKSSVDLEDDLSVVVDIGNGTGRLTADVLSDLGCTVSTLNGQRDGRFPARPSEPTDETLRGLKSHVAAIDADLGIAHDGDADRMMAVDGDGNFVDGDALLALFGREAASEGDRIAVPVNTSLAVDDAVATVGADVVRTRVGDVFVAERCAESGVVFGGEPSGAWIWADETPCPDGPLAACKLVELVSRRGPLADLVDDIDAYPLRRESVETTDKAGVLERVEAAVREEYDDIDDRDGLRVETDDGWFLVRASGTQPLVRVTAEGRTEAATDRLFDEALALVESRTDTVRA
- a CDS encoding helix-turn-helix transcriptional regulator, yielding MSDSSGQTIKTELEKTQGRDLLTGRVYTNLNELVDKDLVNKGSKNGRTNEYSLTDEGREAVETRRRWEKRYLKQTA
- a CDS encoding rhodanese-like domain-containing protein, giving the protein MTERQSSRRRFLQLTGAATIAGLAGCSSGSSEETTTPPTQTTTANATQTTTQTTTAAPENRMQGPREGDDLPTDSKPSDGYPPEFDTVPEERSIDTSSYDTLTREVHGATVEVPLVPIEDAYYWYARGEARFVDARSETGYDVSHIFGSVLSPAPDGRTLDPTDDWTEADRVVTYCHCPHHLSSLRAAMLLATGFENVYAIDEGFQAWLDRNYPLAGSDTNRDYTVRTIEGETSRLDAGETAWAFHPQTDQVEATEIESDGSYALELKFVQVDAQSTIQVETPSYAIQAPLGELTSGTVTADTGEPAEQTKTTTNSTNGTTNSTTGTNDTATNDSFSLNWRI
- a CDS encoding ribonuclease HI family protein, translated to MTEKSLPSEYLSPLATLVDEVLVGVGYEMAAATDAIDDAVPGYGGLFDPTTTRSELRHALDELLASELVKPPVSEPTDDSFILYVDGSSCGNPGPAGAGAVIMDSRETQLARLGRPVGSRTGNNTAEYVALQLGLSELLTRYEPHSVEVRIDSMTVIRDVWGGSDPTEPGVEAYSEAIATALASVPNHHYTHLADSDPNPADALATVGADIAALGPG
- a CDS encoding cupin domain-containing protein, translated to MEITDGCTLPSYEGPEEYFTGSTRIDPLFDAQDASSVAAASVTFEPGARTAWHTHPLGQRLIVTSGCGLVQREGGEITQIRAGDVVWFPPGEKHWHGASPDKAMTHIAVQEEQDGEAVTWLEHVTDEEYGPASES